The window CCTGCAACTCGACCAGACCCTTTGAATAGGCCTGTGAGCGGGCGATACGGCGAGGGTTTTCAACGACTTCTAGGCCGGTCGAAACGTTGCCAAGTTGTCGGGTAACGATACCCTCATCGGCCAACATCGACATTGCCTCATCGCGGCTGGCGCGAAGGGTATTCACTCTCAGGTGCACGGCCGCGCGGGATCTCAATTCCTTTGCCGTTCGCAGCCAATCGTCGCCAAGCGCGTCGCGAAAGGCCGACACGAGTAAGTCCGGGAGGTCGGCGTGGATAATTTCGGGTGCTGTTGCCAAATCCCGCAATGCGCCTGTCTCTGTGGATGTCAGCGGTACAGGGCCGTACCTTGAACCGTCGAAAGCCGTGAGCCCTTCCGGCTGCTGGCAGAGCAGTCCTGTCATCAGCGCACGACCGCTTTCCTCGACCTGACCGGAACACCAGAGAGCAGACCGACGTTGGCGAAGCACGTCGAACACCAAATCGCGCAGGGCCGCGCGATCCTTGGAGCCGGCATAGCGACTGTTGCGGGCCCAGCGTGTGAGTGCCTGTTCCGCCGGACTGCCTGCGATGACGGCATCCAGAACCTCGATCGCGGCGGCGACACGGGCGGCAGGTGTCACAGCATGATACCGACAGCGAGGGAAAGCCAGAGCACCGCCAGAGCGATCAGCGACAACAGGAAGGACTTGAAGCGGGTCGGCAAGTGGTTGGTGGTGACGTGCACGCGGCGGTGGAGAAGTCGCAGGGCTGCGTAGGCGATAGCGCCTATGGCCACGCCCCAGTTGACCTCCCCCAGCGCGGCGGCGAGGGCTACACCGGCGTAGAGAAGGATCGGCGTCTCGAACTGGTTATGAGCGTTCGCCTGCATAAGGCGGACCTCGCGCGGATAACTGGTCGTGTCGATTTCGATGTCACCGTAGGCTATTCCGTGCGTGCGGATGGCCTGCAGGCGGGCACGAC of the Algicella marina genome contains:
- a CDS encoding RsmB/NOP family class I SAM-dependent RNA methyltransferase produces the protein MTPAARVAAAIEVLDAVIAGSPAEQALTRWARNSRYAGSKDRAALRDLVFDVLRQRRSALWCSGQVEESGRALMTGLLCQQPEGLTAFDGSRYGPVPLTSTETGALRDLATAPEIIHADLPDLLVSAFRDALGDDWLRTAKELRSRAAVHLRVNTLRASRDEAMSMLADEGIVTRQLGNVSTGLEVVENPRRIARSQAYSKGLVELQDASGQIATLAAGVSPGDAILDYCAGGGGKILALAAAAGGTGRFVAHDVDNARMRDLPARADRAGISVECVSGDAISGSFDCVFVDAPCSGSGTWRRAPEGKWLLTPDRLAAYPNLQLDILSKAARHLRPNGRLTYATCSLLPSENTEVVKTFLDRYPNFTCLNEELLSVTAQCDGFCFAHFVKN
- a CDS encoding MAPEG family protein produces the protein MPLALSLLAVFVQVGLTFWAIVAMGRARLQAIRTHGIAYGDIEIDTTSYPREVRLMQANAHNQFETPILLYAGVALAAALGEVNWGVAIGAIAYAALRLLHRRVHVTTNHLPTRFKSFLLSLIALAVLWLSLAVGIML